The nucleotide window TCTGGATCTACCGCGCCGGCATCCGGCGCGGTCCTGCTGCGCGGGGGTCTGATCTACAGCTCTGACATACGACTGTGCTTGTGACTGCGTTTGTGACTGCGTTTGTGAATGTGTTGATGACTGGGCTTGTGACTGGGCTTGCGATGTACGGGACCGGAAGTGCTGGATCCACTGTCCGTCCGATCCCACTCACTCCGGGCCCGAAATCCGTGGAACTTTCCTCCCTCACCGGGCAGTTGGCCGACCACCACGATGCTTTCCTCGACGTCGCGCACTCAGGCTTGCCCACGAATCCACGGCGAACCCGTCACGGGGCCCCGATTCCCCCGCAAGCATGAGCACCCCCGGATAAACCCCCGCCGCCCGGCGTGATCCGCCGCGCACGCCCCTCGACGACGACGGGGCCCGCCTGGCGCCCCGCCACACGGCTCACCTCAAGGCCCACCGCCCACACCCCACCCGCACGACGAGCCCGGCGCGCGCCCCGGCCCCCTCCACACCCCCTTCCCTTCGTCGAACATTCGTACGAAAATAGCTCCATGGCCATGCACCGACGCCATACCGGAACACCGCCCGACCACGGGCCCGACCTGCGGGCCGACCTTCCGCCTGCCCCGCAGAATGACCTGCGCGCCGACCGCCCGGATCCCCGGGAAACCGCACCCACCGATCCCCCTGACCCGCACACCGCCGCGCTCACCGAGGCGCTCCTCGCCGCCTCCGGCGGCTACCCGGTCATCCCGCTGACCCGCAACAAACTCCCCGCCATACGCTCCCCGCACCGCGGACACCCCGAGGTCCCGCCCTGCCGCGGCGAATGCGGCCGGCTCGGGCACGGCGTCCATGACGCGAGCACCGACCCGCTCACCATCCGCCGGATGTTCGCCGCCGCCCCCTGGTCCACCGGCTACGGCATCGCCTGCGGACGGCCCCCACACCACCTCATCGGCATCGACCTCGACACCAAGAACGGAGCCGACGGCCTGACCGCCCTGCGGTTCCTCGCCGAACAGCACGGCTTCCCGATCCCGCCGACCGTCACGGTCCTCACCCCCAGCGGCGGCCGCCACCTCTGGTTCACCGGCCCACCGACCCCACCCGTACCGAATTCGGCCGGACGGCTCGCCCCGGGCATCGACATCCGCGGCACAGCCGGCTACCTGGTGGGCCCCGGCTCGGTCACCGCCCAGGGGCGATACACCCACGCACCGAACACACCACGCCGCCCGGCCCCCCTGCCGGGCGCCCTGCTCGACCTCCTCATCTCCCCACCACCGGCCGCCCACCGAGATTCCCCACCCGGCGTCCCGCCCCAGCACGCCGCGGCCCTCGTACGCTTCGTCCGCACCTCCCCGGACGGCCAGCGCAACGCCCGCCTCTTCTGGGCCGCCTGCCGCGCCTACGAAGCCGGCCTCGGCCAGGAACTCACCGCCCGCCTGACGGAGGCAGCCCGCGACACCGGCCTCTCCACCCACGAGGCACACACCACCATCGCCTCAGCAGCCCGCGCCACACCCCCCTCACCACCCCCCACCCGCTAAGGCATATCCACAAAGTCCCGCCTATGCCTTACGCGCCTCCATCAGAAACCGGGTCGTCCGCGCCACAAACGCCCCCTCGCGACGGATCACCTCATCCAACTCCCGCAACCGCTCGCGATAGCGCTCCACCGTGAACCCTGGGACCATCCACACCACCTTCCGCAGGAAGTAGACGACCGCCCCGATATCGAAGAACTCGGTCCGCAACGACTCCGCCCGCAGATCGACCACCTCAAGTCCCGCCGCCTCCGCCGCCCGGCGCGCATCCTCGGGATGACGGGCCCGCCGTACGTGCTCCGGCTGCGGCCCCAGAAAGTGCTCGACCAGCTCGAACACGCTCGCCGGCCCGACCTGTTGAGAGAAATAGATGCCCCCGGGCCGCAGCACCCGGACGATCTCCTCCCACCACACGGTCACCGGATGACGGCTCGTCACCAGGTCGAACGTCGCATCGCCGAACGGCAACGGCGGCTCATCCGCATCGGCCACCACCACCGCACCGAGCGGATGCAACAGCGCGGTGGCCTTGGCGACATTCGGCGCCCAGGACTCCGTCGCCACCATCACCGGCGGCAACTTCGGCGCCCCGGCGAGCACCTCCCCACCGCCGGTCTGCACGTCCAGGGCAGCCGACGCCCGCGCCAGCCGCTCCCCCATCCCCCGCTGGTAACCCCAAGAGGGCCGCTCCTCAGTGGCTCTTCCGTCCAGCCACGAGAAATCCCACCCCTCAACCGACACGGCCTCCGCCTCGGCCACCAGTTCCTCAAATGATCGCGTCATACCCCCACAGTTACCGCAACCCCCTTCCCACGCCACCGATTTACTCGCGACTCCCCATCACAAAAACAAACTCCGGACGATCCCACATCACCACCGGCGGATTCGCCGGCACCATTCCTACGGGCCGGGCACCCACACTGCGATAAAACCCTTCGGCAGGCGGATGCGAAACCACCCGCACTCGCTCAATCCCAAGCCGCCGCGCCTCCCCCTTCATATGCTCGACCAGCATGCGCCC belongs to Streptomyces sp. NBC_01454 and includes:
- a CDS encoding bifunctional DNA primase/polymerase is translated as MAMHRRHTGTPPDHGPDLRADLPPAPQNDLRADRPDPRETAPTDPPDPHTAALTEALLAASGGYPVIPLTRNKLPAIRSPHRGHPEVPPCRGECGRLGHGVHDASTDPLTIRRMFAAAPWSTGYGIACGRPPHHLIGIDLDTKNGADGLTALRFLAEQHGFPIPPTVTVLTPSGGRHLWFTGPPTPPVPNSAGRLAPGIDIRGTAGYLVGPGSVTAQGRYTHAPNTPRRPAPLPGALLDLLISPPPAAHRDSPPGVPPQHAAALVRFVRTSPDGQRNARLFWAACRAYEAGLGQELTARLTEAARDTGLSTHEAHTTIASAARATPPSPPPTR
- a CDS encoding class I SAM-dependent methyltransferase, giving the protein MTRSFEELVAEAEAVSVEGWDFSWLDGRATEERPSWGYQRGMGERLARASAALDVQTGGGEVLAGAPKLPPVMVATESWAPNVAKATALLHPLGAVVVADADEPPLPFGDATFDLVTSRHPVTVWWEEIVRVLRPGGIYFSQQVGPASVFELVEHFLGPQPEHVRRARHPEDARRAAEAAGLEVVDLRAESLRTEFFDIGAVVYFLRKVVWMVPGFTVERYRERLRELDEVIRREGAFVARTTRFLMEARKA